One stretch of Zonotrichia leucophrys gambelii isolate GWCS_2022_RI chromosome 13, RI_Zleu_2.0, whole genome shotgun sequence DNA includes these proteins:
- the CANX gene encoding calnexin: MELKWLLCVTLLALGILALQAHDTDEDNDADDVVDIEDDLDDGIEDVEESKSETSSAPPAPKVTYRPPVPTGEVYFVESFDKGTLDGWVLSRAKKDDTDDEIAKYDGKWEVQDMKETKLPGDKGLVMVTRAKHHAISSRLSKPFVFDTKPLIIQYEVNFQNGIECGGAYVKLLSKTPELNLDQFHDKTPYTIMFGPDKCGEDYKLHFIFRHKNPKTGKYEEKHAKRPDADLKTYFTDKKTHLYTLVLNPDNSFEILVDQTVVNSGNLLNDMSPPVNPPREIEDPNDQKPEDWDERPKIPDPDAVKPDDWDEDAPAKIADENAVKPEGWLDDEPEYVADPDAEKPEDWDEDMDGEWEAPQIANPKCETAPGCGTWQRPMIDNPNYKGKWKPPMIDNVNYQGIWKPRKIPNPDFFEDLEPFKMTPVSAVGLELWSMTSDIFFDNFIICTERAVADDWASDGWGLKKAADGAAEPGVVGQMMAAAEERPWLWVVYILTVALPVFLVVLFCCSGKKQPSAAEYKKTDAPQPDVVDDEKEEEKDKGEKEEEEEEEDANDEKLEKQKSDADLGSASQEEEEEEEEEDRKPASEEEETVNRSPRNRKPRKD; the protein is encoded by the exons ATGGAGCTGAAATGGCTGCTGTGTGTGACCCTGCTGGCCCTCGGCATCCTTGCTCTCCAGGCACATGATACAGATGAAGACAATGATGCTGATGATGTAGTTGATATTGAGGATGACTTGGATGATGGTATTGAGGATGTAGAAGAGTCAAAGTCTGAAACAAGCagtgctcctccagctccaaaG GTTACTTACAGGCCCCCTGTCCCAACTGGTGAAGTGTATTTTGTGGAATCTTTTGATAAAGGAACTCTGGATGG GTGGGTCCTTTCCAGAGCCAAGAAAGATGATACAGATGATGAGATTGCCAAATATGATG GTAAGTGGGAAGTCCAAGACATGAAGGAAACAAAGCTTCCAGGAGACAAAGGGCTGGTAATGGTTACCAGAGCCAAGCATCATGCAATTTCCTCCAGACTTTCCAAGCCATTTGTGTTTGATACCAAACCCCTTATTATACA GTATGAAGTAAACTTCCAAAATGGAATAGAGTGTGGTGGGGCCTATGTGAAATTGCTTTCAAAAACCCCTGAGCTGAACCTG GATCAGTTCCATGACAAAACTCCATATACAATAATGTTTGGCCCTGACAAATGTGGAGAGGACTATAAATTGCACTTCATCTTCCGGCACAAAAACCCAAAGACTGGCAAATACGAGGAAAAGCACGCAAAGCGCCCAGATGCAGATCTGAAGACTTACTTCACTGATAAGAAGACTCATCTTTATACTCTAG tCTTGAATCCTGACAATAGTTTTGAGATACTGGTTGATCAAACAGTTGTCAACAGTGGGAATTTGCTGAATGATATGTCACCTCCTGTGAATCCACCCCGAGAGATTGAGGACCCAAATGACCAGAAGCCTGAGGACTGGGATGAGAGACCAAAAATCCCAGACCCAGATGCTGTTAAACCAGATGACTG GGATGAGGATGCTCCTGCAAAGATCGCAGATGAAAATGCTGTGAAACCAGAGGGCTGGCTGGATGATGAGCCAGAATATGTAGCAGACCCTGATGCTGAGAAACCTGAAGATTG GGATGAAGATATGGATGGTGAATGGGAGGCACCTCAGATTGCAAATCCTAAATGTGagacagctcctggctgtggtACCTGGCAGCGCCCAATGATTGACAATCCAAACTACAAAGGCAAATGGAAGCCTCCTATGATTGATAACGTGAACTATCAG GGTATATGGAAACCTAGAAAGATCCCAAACCCAGACTTTTTTGAAGACTTGGAGCCTTTCAAGATGACTCCTGTCAGTGCTGTGGGACTTGAGTTATGGTCCATGACATCTGACATCTTTTTTGACAACTTTATTATCTGTACTGAGAGAGCTGTGGCTGATGATTGGGCCAGTGATGGATGGGGACTGAAAAAAGCAGCTGAtggtgctgcagag CCTGGTGTTGTGGGCCAGATGATGGCAGCTGCTGAAGAGCGTCCCTGGCTTTGGGTAGTCTACATCCTCACTGTGGCTTTGCCAGTGTTCCTCGTTGTCCTTTTCTGCTGTTCTGGAAAG AAGCAGCCAAGTGCTGCAGAATACAAGAAGACTGATGCTCCTCAGCCTGATGTGGTGGATgatgagaaagaagaagaaaaagataaaggagaaaaagaagaggaggaggaagaggaggatgcaAATGATGAAAAGCTTG agaagcagaaaagtgaTGCTGATCTAGGAAGTGCTAgtcaagaggaagaagaagaggaggaggaggaagacagGAAACCTGCATCAGAG GAGGAGGAAACTGTGAATAGATCACCCAGAAACAGAAAGCCAAGGAAAGATTGA